One segment of Anatilimnocola aggregata DNA contains the following:
- a CDS encoding efflux RND transporter permease subunit: protein MNPVIFAMRRPLTVIVAIIAVLLAAGVAVRPKAVDQYLAKYNIELPLKRMPVDIFPALNLPVIYVCQPYGGMDPAQMEGLITNYYEYHFLYISGIHHVESKNVQGNALMKLQFHPGTNMAQAMAETINYVNRSRAFMPPGTVSPFVMRFDTGSVPVGYLVLSSESRTISEIQDIALFKVRPLFSALPGVSAPPPFGGSARTVVLRVDPDRLRAYGVSADDVINSLVSGNTISPSGNLHVGDSYPIVPMNAMVREPRELGNIPIRAGTTPSVYLRDLATIEDAADIAAGYALVNGRRAVYILATKRADASTMSVIDEIKRALPSMQKELPDDIKVSFEFDQSPYVTRAIESLLSEGALGALLTGLMVLVFLRDWRSALVVVLNIPLAIAASIVGLWLCGQTINLMTLGGLALAVGILVDEATVEIENIHAQLEGTDSVALAVRRGNSQTAVPRLLAMLCILAVFVPSFFMTGAARELFVPLSLAVGFAMIASYILSSTFVPVLCTWLLKHHAPRAATEPRTALGKRLSSIGRLLSFNFYRDLYARFLGGVVAIRWLVIPVYFVGTILLIAFFGNRLGVEIFPQTDAGEFRLRLRAADGTHIEKTEQISLEVLEHIKQKVGPDNVALTLGYVGMIHSNFPINAVYQFSRGPEEAILRVALRPHSGINTEQLKEELRRELPDRLPGVRFSFEPADIVSEVMSFGSPTPIEIAARGGSVAENRAYLDKVQKGLATLPELRDTQLYQSLDYPTVDIKLDREKAGKANATAGQVARSVLAATASSRFVVPNYWPDPKSGIGYQVQIEVPQPLLTSLDDLGAIPVRQSASPLLLRDVATLSSGTMPGQYDRYNMKREVSLTANLAGADLGRAAGRITKVLDQVKREHEAAMAEVAKTGTKPPAISHELRGQIPPMRQMISGLGIGLLLAILVIFLLLTANFQSLRLAFVAVAAAPAVVAGVLAALYFTGSTLNIQSFIGAIMAIGVAMANAILLITFAEKARREGADARAAAIDGGTHRLRAILMTSLAMLAGMLPLALALGEAGPQTAPLGRAVMGGLLAATVTTLIVLPALFAMLQSSATRASASLDPADEQSRHFVAGSESF, encoded by the coding sequence ATGAATCCTGTAATCTTTGCGATGCGTCGACCGCTCACGGTCATCGTCGCAATCATCGCGGTGCTGCTGGCAGCCGGCGTGGCGGTGCGACCCAAAGCAGTCGATCAATACCTGGCGAAGTACAACATCGAGTTGCCCCTCAAGCGGATGCCGGTCGATATCTTTCCCGCGCTGAACCTGCCGGTGATCTACGTCTGCCAACCATACGGCGGCATGGACCCAGCCCAGATGGAAGGGCTGATTACCAACTATTACGAGTATCACTTTCTCTACATCAGCGGCATTCATCACGTCGAGAGCAAGAACGTGCAAGGGAATGCGCTGATGAAGCTGCAGTTCCATCCGGGCACGAACATGGCCCAGGCAATGGCCGAGACGATTAACTACGTCAATCGCTCGCGGGCGTTCATGCCGCCGGGAACCGTGTCGCCGTTTGTGATGCGTTTCGACACCGGCAGCGTGCCGGTGGGCTACCTGGTACTTTCCAGCGAATCGCGCACCATCTCCGAGATTCAGGACATTGCGCTATTCAAAGTGCGGCCGCTGTTTTCGGCTTTGCCCGGGGTTTCGGCCCCGCCTCCCTTCGGCGGCAGTGCGCGAACCGTGGTGCTGCGCGTCGATCCCGACCGGCTGCGAGCCTACGGTGTCTCGGCCGATGACGTCATCAATTCGCTGGTCTCGGGCAACACGATCAGCCCTTCGGGCAACTTGCACGTCGGCGATTCTTACCCCATCGTCCCGATGAACGCGATGGTCCGTGAGCCGCGCGAACTGGGGAACATTCCCATTCGGGCGGGGACGACGCCTTCGGTCTATCTGCGCGATCTGGCCACCATTGAAGACGCTGCCGACATCGCCGCGGGCTACGCTTTGGTAAATGGCCGTCGCGCCGTCTATATCCTTGCCACCAAGCGGGCAGACGCTTCGACGATGAGCGTGATCGATGAAATCAAACGCGCACTGCCGAGCATGCAAAAGGAATTGCCCGACGATATCAAGGTGTCGTTTGAATTCGATCAATCACCGTACGTGACTCGCGCCATTGAAAGCCTGCTTAGTGAAGGAGCGCTTGGCGCACTGCTCACCGGGCTGATGGTCTTGGTCTTCTTGCGCGATTGGCGCAGTGCGCTCGTTGTGGTTCTGAATATTCCGCTGGCGATTGCGGCCTCGATTGTCGGGCTCTGGCTCTGTGGCCAAACCATTAACTTAATGACGCTCGGCGGGCTGGCGCTCGCCGTGGGCATTCTGGTCGACGAAGCGACGGTGGAAATCGAGAACATTCACGCGCAACTAGAAGGAACCGATTCGGTTGCCTTGGCCGTGCGCAGGGGGAACTCGCAAACGGCCGTACCTCGCCTGCTCGCGATGCTCTGCATCCTTGCGGTGTTTGTTCCCAGTTTCTTCATGACCGGCGCCGCCCGCGAACTGTTCGTGCCACTCTCGCTGGCCGTGGGCTTTGCGATGATCGCCTCCTACATTCTCTCCAGCACCTTTGTGCCCGTGTTATGCACCTGGCTGCTCAAGCATCACGCGCCTCGTGCAGCGACTGAACCGCGAACAGCGCTCGGCAAACGGTTGAGTTCGATCGGTCGGTTATTGTCGTTCAATTTCTATCGCGATCTCTATGCTCGGTTTCTCGGCGGCGTGGTGGCGATTCGTTGGCTGGTGATACCAGTCTACTTCGTAGGGACGATTCTCTTGATCGCGTTCTTCGGCAATCGCTTGGGGGTCGAAATCTTTCCGCAGACCGATGCCGGCGAATTTCGCTTGCGCCTGCGTGCCGCCGATGGGACGCACATCGAGAAGACCGAGCAGATTTCGCTCGAAGTGCTGGAGCATATCAAGCAGAAGGTCGGGCCAGATAATGTCGCGCTCACGCTCGGCTATGTCGGCATGATTCACTCGAACTTTCCGATCAACGCCGTCTATCAATTTTCGCGCGGGCCGGAAGAAGCGATTCTGCGCGTCGCCTTGCGACCCCACAGCGGCATCAACACCGAACAATTGAAAGAAGAACTGCGGCGCGAATTGCCCGACCGCTTGCCCGGTGTCCGCTTTTCCTTCGAACCGGCCGATATCGTCAGCGAAGTGATGAGCTTTGGTTCGCCGACGCCCATCGAAATTGCCGCTCGCGGGGGTTCTGTCGCAGAAAATCGCGCCTATCTCGATAAAGTGCAAAAGGGATTGGCCACCCTCCCTGAGTTGCGCGATACGCAGTTGTATCAATCGCTCGACTATCCCACGGTCGATATCAAACTCGACCGCGAGAAGGCGGGCAAAGCAAATGCGACAGCCGGCCAGGTCGCGCGATCGGTCTTGGCAGCAACCGCTTCAAGCCGCTTCGTCGTGCCGAACTACTGGCCCGATCCCAAGTCGGGCATTGGCTACCAGGTGCAAATTGAAGTGCCGCAACCGTTGCTTACGAGCTTGGATGACTTAGGCGCAATCCCCGTCCGGCAATCGGCTTCGCCACTGTTGCTGCGCGATGTAGCCACTCTCAGCAGTGGGACGATGCCCGGGCAATACGACCGTTACAACATGAAGCGCGAGGTGAGTTTGACTGCGAATCTGGCGGGTGCCGATCTTGGGCGCGCTGCGGGCCGAATTACAAAAGTGCTCGACCAGGTGAAGCGCGAACATGAAGCGGCGATGGCGGAAGTAGCCAAGACGGGAACGAAGCCTCCCGCGATTTCGCACGAACTACGCGGACAGATTCCGCCGATGCGACAAATGATCAGCGGGCTGGGAATCGGGCTGCTTCTCGCGATTCTGGTGATCTTCCTGCTACTGACCGCCAACTTTCAATCGCTGCGGCTGGCCTTTGTGGCCGTCGCTGCCGCGCCGGCCGTGGTTGCCGGTGTGTTGGCCGCACTCTACTTCACGGGCTCGACGCTCAACATTCAATCGTTCATCGGCGCGATCATGGCCATTGGTGTGGCAATGGCGAACGCGATTCTCCTCATCACGTTTGCCGAGAAAGCACGTCGTGAAGGGGCGGATGCTCGGGCGGCTGCCATCGACGGTGGTACGCATCGTCTGCGGGCGATTCTGATGACTAGCCTGGCAATGCTCGCGGGCATGCTTCCGCTGGCCTTAGCGCTCGGCGAAGCGGGCCCGCAAACGGCTCCCCTGGGACGCGCCGTCATGGGGGGCCTGCTGGCTGCGACCGTCACCACGCTCATCGTCCTGCCTGCACTCTTCGCCATGTTGCAGTCGAGCGCCACGCGCGCAAGTGCATCGCTGGACCCTGCAGATGAACAGAGCCGGCACTTTGTCGCTGGATCGGAGAGTTTCTAA